Genomic window (Roseimicrobium gellanilyticum):
GCAGGTAGTCCGGGCGGGATTCCCAGTTGCCCTTGGGAGCGCCATTGGTCATCGCGGGCAGGCTGCCGGTGATGGCGAGGCTGTCTGTGTCCCGCACGCCAAGCATGGGCTTGAGCTGGCCGAGCAGCGTGGTGCGTTCCGTCTCCAGTTGGCGACCCTCCAGCAGGATGCGCTGCGCATCCACCTGCGCTTGGGCCGCATCTAGTGCGGAGATTTCCCCGGTCTGGGCACGCTTCGCGGCAAAGTCGGAGAGCTTCAGCGCGAGGTCCGCCTGCTGCTGGCGCAGGGTGCGCTGCTGGTCCAGCGACAGCAGCTTCACAGCGAGGGGCCGTGCCTCGGCAATCATCTTGCGCTCGGCCTCGCGCACCTCCAGCTCAGCGGCGCGAATCTCCTTCTGCGCGACCACCTTTTCCAGACGGAGACGCGCAGTGACGGGGAACTTCTGGTCAAAGGACACGCCAAAGGTGCCCTCGTAGAAACGATCATCGCGTTTGAAGTCGATGCCGAGTTCCGGATTCGCAAGACGGCCCGCTCCGATGAGGCGGCCCTTTGCCTCCTCAATGCGCAGACGCGCGGCAGCGAGGGCGGGATTGTTTTTCAAGGTGTAGGCAGCGACGTTGCTGTACGGCACACGCACCTCCCTGGCGGAGAGGTCCGCAGGCAGATGCACGGCGAAGAGCGTGACAAGGGTGAGAAAAAGAGATGAGCGCATGGAGATGCGGAGTTTGCTGGGTGAGAGCAGGGGTGGAAGGAAAAGGGAATGAACTGACAGTGCAGGGTTCGTTGGAGGAACACTCCCACGCGGGCATGACGAAGCCGCGCAGGGTTTATCAACGCGAAGCAGCGGGACATGCCGCTGCGATGTCCTGCCTCAAATCAGCAGGACCATGCACTTGGCCGTTTCCCGGATGCCGGGAGGCCCACTACTGCGGATGTACGGCAGCGTGGCGCTCTCGCGGGTGGTATCGCCCGGAGCGGCCAGCAGGAAAGAAAGGAAGTCAGGAAGCTCTGCTATGGCAATGAGGACCGGCACCGGCACAGCGACCGAGGCGGTGGTGTCCTTGCCCTGGGAGGCGGCCGTGAGATTCACCTTCAGCGGGGTGTGCTCATGGGAGCCACCTTGATTCTCATGCTCATGATTCCGCGGAACGGTGCCATCGTGCTCGTGATGGTCCTCCTCGCAGGGAGCATGCAGGTCTCCATGGACGTGGTGGCAGTACTCGTAGCTGGTCTCCACGGCCTCGCCTGAGCACTCGCAGAGGAACCCGCGCTGCAGGCCAAACACCTGCGCGCCCGCCAGCGCCAGAAGCGCGAACAGGACTACGAAGGATCTAACCGTGCGGTTCATGCAGGCGGGAAGTTACGCGAGGGTCCGGGCAAAAGTCAATGCGCTTGTATGACGTGGGGCTGTGGGGATTTGTTCAATGCGGAAGGAATCTTGTCTGTAAAGAGGGGGTAAAAAGGGGCGCGGACTGCAAAAACGTCTCGTGAACACGTAGGCACGACTGACAACGGCAACCCTGAGCATGTTCCACCTTGCGCGAAGCGCTTTGGAGTGCACGTGCGAAGCACCGCTTTGGTGGGGAACTTTGCGGTCGGAGGGGCTGTGGGAATGCAGTCGGACGAAGATAACCGACCTCGGAGAAGGACAGGATATAGGGGTGCTGCTTGCGCTGTGGGTATTGGAAATGGTGTCGCGCCGCAAAAAGCGGTGCTTCGCACGCGCACTCCAAAGCACTTCGCGCAAGGTGGTGCACGTATTGGTACACTCTGCATTTTTAGACGCCACCAAACTCACGAGACGTCTCCAGGGAATGTTCTGCGTCATTTCTCAGCGCACAAACTCACGTGCAACACGGGATCATCCCCCTCCAGAAATCCTACTTTTCTGCCTGGAGCCGGTGCCATTGTGTTTCATTTTTGCAGCACAGGAAAAGAGCGGTGCCTGCCCTGCGTAGGAGCACCTGACTGACACCTTTCCTTTCACCTCGGAGCAAAGTGTCTGTGCTGTGCCTGATAGCTCCTGATACACCGTCCTACCGTCGCACCGCTTACCGTCGCACCGCTTACCGTCGCACCGCTTACCGTCGCACCGCTTACCGTCGCACCGCTTACCGTCGCACCGCTTACCGTCGCACCGGAAACCACCTCCCACCATGCAACCCACCGCACTCCCCATTCTCCTCGCGGCACTGACCGTCCTCTCCTCCTCTCTACACGCGCAGAGCACCCCGCCCGCATCGCTCAAGGAGGCCCTCACCTTCCACGCGTCCTTCGACCACGGCTTCGACGCCGACTTCTCCAAGGGCAGCAAGGCCTGCACCGTGAAGCAGGGCAAGGAGACCGTGCCAGCCGCGGAGAATGCCGAGGTGAAAATCGTGAGCGATGGCGCGAAGTATGGCAAAGCACTGCATTTCACGAAGAAGGGTGGCACACGTCCGCAGTACAGCGGCCAAGACGGCGTGCTGGGCTACAACGACAAGAGCTGGAGCGCGACGGTTTCCGTGTGGTTGCGCCTGACACCTGACCAGGACCTGGAGCCCGGCTACTGCGACCCGGTGCAGATTGTGGGAGATGACACGAAGAAGGGCTTCATCTTCCTGGAGTGGTCCCGCGATGAACGCCCGCGCTTCTTCCGCTATGCCATCCGCCCGCTGGTGCATCTGTGGAATCCCGACAACAAGGACTGGGCCACCATGGAGAAACGTCCCATGGTGCAGGTGGCCAATGCGCCCTTCG
Coding sequences:
- a CDS encoding TolC family protein; amino-acid sequence: MRSSLFLTLVTLFAVHLPADLSAREVRVPYSNVAAYTLKNNPALAAARLRIEEAKGRLIGAGRLANPELGIDFKRDDRFYEGTFGVSFDQKFPVTARLRLEKVVAQKEIRAAELEVREAERKMIAEARPLAVKLLSLDQQRTLRQQQADLALKLSDFAAKRAQTGEISALDAAQAQVDAQRILLEGRQLETERTTLLGQLKPMLGVRDTDSLAITGSLPAMTNGAPKGNWESRPDYLLSKVHEDAARSQIELARSKKWEDWTVGALFEHERSEDAPEGLDKTPFFGVRVSIPLPFWNKNEGEVVEKSAAARRAELETKALAFLIRNEAAAARSEMNAYAKLSSETKEKLLPLVLEQTDKLEKAYQSGQTDLLTVLRAREQRLQLEAAVLNATRDYHLARIRYEAATNSGR
- a CDS encoding LamG domain-containing protein; this translates as MQPTALPILLAALTVLSSSLHAQSTPPASLKEALTFHASFDHGFDADFSKGSKACTVKQGKETVPAAENAEVKIVSDGAKYGKALHFTKKGGTRPQYSGQDGVLGYNDKSWSATVSVWLRLTPDQDLEPGYCDPVQIVGDDTKKGFIFLEWSRDERPRFFRYAIRPLVHLWNPDNKDWATMEKRPMVQVANAPFAREKWTHAVFTLERLNEKDGKPTGKLYLNGELQGAIEGWDLTLGWDPTKVLLVLGAAYVGHLDDLAVFNRPLSAAEVKELMNLKGGVGDLY